The following are from one region of the Thermomicrobiales bacterium genome:
- a CDS encoding DUF1858 domain-containing protein yields MADDHITADTNLEDLLSRHPEVTWVFVRRRMLCFSCDLAKFESIGDACRIYGQPTHALLAELSAAINSKSSSSGTT; encoded by the coding sequence TTGGCTGACGACCACATCACTGCCGATACCAACCTTGAAGACCTGCTGTCGCGCCATCCGGAGGTCACCTGGGTATTCGTCCGGCGGCGGATGCTTTGCTTCAGTTGCGACCTTGCGAAATTCGAGAGCATCGGTGACGCCTGCCGAATCTATGGGCAGCCAACGCACGCATTACTGGCCGAGCTCAGCGCCGCGATCAACAGCAAGTCATCTTCATCAGGCACGACATAG
- a CDS encoding metal-sulfur cluster assembly factor — MLSALMNEDMILAILKEVYDPELGVNVVDLGLVYGVEISNNDVRVTMTLTTPGCPLHDVLTDAVDSAVRSRVPGVDGVEVNLVWYPPWTPDRISDEGKQELGWW; from the coding sequence ATGCTATCGGCACTCATGAACGAGGACATGATCCTCGCGATTCTCAAGGAGGTCTACGACCCCGAGCTCGGCGTGAACGTCGTCGACCTGGGACTCGTCTATGGAGTCGAGATCAGCAACAACGATGTCCGCGTCACGATGACACTGACGACGCCCGGCTGCCCGCTCCACGATGTGCTGACCGACGCGGTTGACTCGGCAGTCCGATCGCGCGTGCCGGGTGTCGACGGTGTCGAAGTGAACCTGGTCTGGTATCCGCCATGGACGCCGGACCGAATCTCCGATGAGGGTAAGCAGGAGTTGGGGTGGTGGTAA